The Herminiimonas arsenitoxidans genome window below encodes:
- a CDS encoding EscU/YscU/HrcU family type III secretion system export apparatus switch protein, whose translation MDKATPPAKAVAIAYQSGDSAPRVVAKGRGAIAEQIIERAKEHGVAIHESKELVALLLQVELDDHIPPALYRAVAELLAWLYRVEAAQQSGGNVS comes from the coding sequence ATGGATAAAGCCACGCCACCAGCCAAAGCCGTTGCAATCGCCTATCAGAGTGGCGATTCAGCACCGCGCGTCGTCGCCAAAGGGCGAGGCGCCATTGCAGAACAGATTATCGAGCGCGCCAAAGAACATGGCGTAGCAATTCATGAATCGAAAGAGTTGGTGGCACTATTATTGCAAGTTGAGCTGGATGATCACATCCCGCCTGCCCTGTACCGAGCGGTAGCTGAACTTCTGGCGTGGTTATATCGCGTCGAAGCCGCCCAACAGAGCGGCGGCAATGTATCATAG
- the fliK gene encoding flagellar hook-length control protein FliK, translating to MIEATTPSTALGQAKQETLDRLIQLTLGKEYQAQVLSRLADGTFLVKVDNAPANMALPPGTKPGDILDLTLLAIQPRPTFLLGKPDASATTSLSNAGRLIGNMLQLAEQGAMPTAVVGKTPLVATPGATPQQIATALHSAIAFSGLFYESHVAQWAVGARPIADLLREPQAKRVSNTPAGTAQPAPADAEIGKNDLNRLMSNIREWVGAERLPDKLQATQARNPALQDSADPIVGKQQELSGIESVKLISLQLDTLEQRRVMWQGELFPGQPLEWEIEEDAPEKNKDQAETEPVWNSTVRFSLPTLGSVSATIRLIGDRVQVQVNTANPDTATALRTHGDSLAEALGAAGSTLESLLVKQDG from the coding sequence TTGATCGAGGCAACCACGCCGTCAACGGCGTTGGGACAAGCCAAACAGGAAACACTAGACCGGCTCATCCAGCTCACGCTTGGTAAAGAATACCAGGCGCAAGTTTTGTCGCGTCTGGCAGATGGTACCTTCCTGGTTAAAGTGGACAATGCGCCAGCCAATATGGCGCTGCCTCCCGGCACCAAGCCGGGCGACATCCTGGATCTCACCTTGCTGGCGATTCAGCCACGTCCTACTTTTTTGCTGGGCAAACCAGACGCTAGTGCTACAACATCTCTCAGCAATGCCGGCCGCTTGATCGGTAATATGCTGCAACTGGCTGAACAAGGTGCGATGCCGACTGCTGTCGTTGGCAAAACACCGCTCGTCGCCACACCCGGCGCAACTCCACAACAGATCGCTACCGCCTTGCATAGCGCCATTGCCTTCAGCGGACTTTTTTACGAATCGCATGTTGCACAGTGGGCCGTCGGCGCGCGTCCAATAGCCGATTTATTGCGTGAGCCACAAGCCAAACGCGTCAGTAATACACCAGCAGGAACTGCGCAGCCAGCACCGGCAGACGCAGAAATTGGCAAAAACGACTTGAATCGTTTGATGAGCAACATACGCGAATGGGTCGGTGCAGAACGTCTACCGGATAAATTGCAGGCAACGCAAGCGCGCAATCCTGCTCTGCAGGACAGTGCCGATCCCATCGTCGGCAAACAACAAGAATTGTCCGGAATAGAAAGCGTCAAGCTCATCAGCCTGCAGCTCGACACACTGGAACAACGCCGCGTGATGTGGCAAGGCGAGCTTTTTCCTGGTCAGCCGCTGGAATGGGAAATTGAGGAAGACGCGCCAGAAAAAAACAAAGATCAAGCCGAGACAGAACCAGTCTGGAACAGCACAGTACGCTTTTCCCTGCCTACGCTGGGTTCAGTATCGGCGACCATCCGCCTGATCGGCGATCGCGTTCAGGTACAGGTCAATACCGCTAATCCGGACACAGCAACAGCATTACGTACACACGGCGATTCACTAGCCGAGGCATTGGGTGCCGCTGGCTCAACGCTGGAATCCTTGTTGGTAAAACAGGATGGATAA
- a CDS encoding flagellar protein FlaG translates to MDIGQIGSTAKASIRIDNQSAPIAGSVTAPVKATSAPVLTSSAVQQPDAALAESQVGPALESINKALQALSSNLEFTVDSDSNRTVVKVVDQQTKEVIRQMPSLEALEISKALDKLQGLLVKQKA, encoded by the coding sequence ATGGATATCGGGCAAATCGGTAGCACTGCGAAAGCAAGCATACGAATCGATAATCAATCAGCGCCGATCGCTGGCTCAGTGACCGCCCCGGTCAAAGCTACATCAGCACCAGTACTTACATCCAGCGCCGTACAACAGCCAGATGCCGCCCTCGCAGAAAGCCAGGTTGGACCAGCACTAGAAAGCATCAACAAAGCACTACAAGCCTTATCTTCCAATCTGGAATTTACCGTTGACTCCGACAGTAATCGGACCGTCGTCAAAGTTGTAGATCAACAGACGAAAGAAGTCATACGTCAGATGCCGTCGCTGGAAGCACTCGAGATTTCCAAGGCATTAGATAAATTGCAAGGTTTGTTGGTTAAGCAAAAAGCATAA
- the fliS gene encoding flagellar export chaperone FliS has translation MFGSMQNGASAYAKVGMETGVIAANPHKLIIMLFEGAQIALNNALQQMQAGNIAGKGQAISKAIMIIENGLRASLDKSVGGEIAINLDALYEYMSSRLLLANRNNQPEIIQEVQTLLNDIKSAWEAIAPNSATSTPVTELAGQIQSSSYDALAPNMPRLMKA, from the coding sequence ATGTTTGGATCAATGCAAAACGGAGCGAGTGCCTATGCCAAAGTTGGCATGGAAACCGGCGTGATAGCAGCCAATCCGCACAAGCTCATCATCATGTTGTTTGAAGGCGCACAAATCGCGCTCAACAACGCGCTACAGCAAATGCAGGCAGGGAATATTGCAGGAAAAGGCCAGGCCATTTCCAAGGCAATCATGATTATTGAAAACGGTCTGCGTGCCAGTCTGGACAAATCCGTCGGTGGCGAAATCGCGATCAATCTCGATGCGCTTTACGAATACATGAGCAGCCGTTTATTACTGGCAAACCGGAATAATCAGCCTGAGATCATTCAAGAAGTACAAACCCTTCTGAATGACATCAAAAGCGCATGGGAAGCTATTGCACCAAATTCCGCAACATCAACACCTGTAACAGAGTTAGCTGGGCAAATACAATCGTCTTCGTACGATGCTCTCGCACCTAACATGCCTCGCTTAATGAAAGCCTGA
- a CDS encoding flagellar protein FliT produces MMNEQEIICLYENVATITDQMLAAARLGDWEELTALEQRCAAQVSILKAGEPPVPLTGAERERKVAIIKKILADDKEIRNITEPWMAKLSMLINSTGTERKLSHAYGANHSR; encoded by the coding sequence ATGATGAACGAACAAGAAATCATTTGTCTTTACGAAAACGTTGCAACGATTACCGATCAGATGCTGGCAGCTGCACGCCTTGGCGATTGGGAAGAATTGACTGCACTGGAACAGCGTTGTGCGGCACAAGTCAGTATCCTGAAAGCTGGCGAACCGCCAGTGCCGTTAACAGGTGCAGAGCGTGAGCGCAAAGTTGCGATCATCAAAAAAATTCTGGCTGATGATAAAGAAATCCGCAACATCACAGAACCGTGGATGGCCAAGCTTTCGATGCTCATCAATAGTACCGGGACTGAACGTAAGCTCAGTCACGCCTATGGTGCCAATCACTCGAGATAA
- the fliD gene encoding flagellar filament capping protein FliD: MAVSSIGVGSGLPLDTLLTNIMTAESQPLTLMAQKEASYQAKLSAYGILNSALSAFQTAMANLGKSSTFENLQTSIADKTIFNATAGSKAASGTYQVNVTQLAQAQSISTAGQTSKTALIGGGGTTTLTFQFGTIAGGTLTDGKYTGSTFTQDANQATGTVTLKDGDNSLQGIRDAVNAANIGITATLVSDGSSTPDHLIFTSNKTGEASSMKIEVDGDPALQNLLAYDPAGTQTLKQTSAAQNAQLTVNGFLVNSATNEVKEAIQGVTLNVAKIGSSSMTIAKDTAAVESSVSNFVKTYNDLNATLKRLTGYDPTTKTGGLLVGDSTARTIQDQIRNTLSASLDGLSNSSMSLAQIGVTFQRDGTLAVDSAKLSKAMSTNYDDIAGLFATVGKATDSLINFSSSTSTTKAGSYDITVSKLATRANLTGDVNLNASSTVIAPNTKLSVKIDGVESKINLTEGTYTAKELAAMVQSAINGASEISKAGAKVTATIDSNGFLNLQSERYGSASNILITSDSGTPASTLLGTVLTGTDGEDVEGTIGGIAATGSGQILSAGKDSDAYGLKLEIVGGTLGSRGRIDFSQGYADRLNKLTDNFIGTNGLITGNTASLNSSIKRVTDDADAFKIRLTAIEARYRKEFSALDALVASMQATQTYLTQQLASIAANNYTGK, encoded by the coding sequence ATGGCCGTCTCATCTATCGGCGTTGGCTCCGGTCTACCCCTCGACACTTTATTGACCAATATCATGACGGCTGAAAGTCAGCCTCTGACATTGATGGCGCAAAAAGAAGCAAGCTATCAAGCCAAGTTATCGGCTTATGGCATCCTCAATAGCGCACTCAGCGCTTTTCAGACGGCTATGGCCAATCTGGGGAAAAGTTCAACCTTCGAAAATTTGCAGACCTCGATCGCAGACAAAACGATTTTCAATGCGACTGCAGGCAGCAAAGCCGCATCCGGCACCTATCAAGTCAATGTCACTCAACTGGCCCAGGCGCAAAGTATTTCCACTGCAGGACAGACCAGCAAAACTGCTCTGATTGGCGGCGGTGGCACTACTACTTTGACTTTCCAGTTCGGCACCATCGCTGGTGGCACACTAACCGATGGTAAGTATACCGGCTCCACTTTTACGCAAGATGCGAATCAAGCAACCGGCACTGTCACTCTCAAAGATGGTGACAATTCTTTGCAAGGGATACGCGATGCGGTCAATGCTGCCAACATTGGCATTACTGCAACACTCGTTTCCGACGGTAGCTCCACACCTGATCATCTGATATTTACATCCAATAAGACTGGTGAAGCTTCGAGTATGAAAATCGAGGTAGATGGTGATCCTGCTCTACAAAATTTACTGGCTTACGATCCGGCCGGCACACAAACACTGAAACAAACCAGTGCGGCACAGAATGCACAATTGACGGTGAACGGTTTCCTCGTCAATAGCGCAACCAATGAAGTCAAGGAAGCGATTCAAGGTGTTACCTTGAACGTCGCCAAGATAGGCAGCAGTTCGATGACTATCGCAAAAGATACGGCAGCAGTAGAAAGCAGCGTCAGCAATTTTGTTAAAACGTATAACGATTTGAATGCGACCTTGAAAAGACTGACCGGCTATGACCCGACTACGAAAACAGGCGGATTGCTAGTAGGTGACTCCACCGCGCGTACTATTCAAGATCAAATCCGCAACACGTTATCAGCCTCATTGGACGGATTAAGTAATAGCAGTATGTCGCTAGCACAAATCGGTGTCACCTTTCAAAGAGATGGTACGCTCGCAGTCGACTCAGCAAAACTGAGTAAAGCGATGAGCACCAACTACGATGATATTGCTGGCTTGTTTGCGACCGTAGGCAAGGCAACCGATAGTTTGATCAATTTCAGCAGTTCCACATCGACTACCAAAGCAGGTAGCTACGACATAACAGTCAGCAAACTGGCTACTCGCGCCAATCTAACAGGCGACGTTAACCTCAACGCAAGCAGCACCGTCATCGCACCAAACACAAAATTGAGTGTCAAGATCGACGGCGTCGAGTCCAAGATCAATTTGACAGAGGGAACGTACACGGCGAAAGAACTCGCTGCAATGGTGCAATCTGCTATCAACGGTGCCTCCGAGATATCTAAAGCTGGTGCCAAAGTGACTGCAACCATCGACAGTAACGGATTTCTTAATTTACAGTCCGAGCGCTACGGCTCCGCCTCCAACATCCTTATTACTTCGGACTCGGGAACGCCAGCGTCGACTTTGTTGGGTACGGTATTAACTGGTACCGACGGCGAAGACGTCGAAGGCACCATCGGCGGTATTGCCGCGACTGGCTCCGGCCAAATATTAAGTGCCGGCAAGGATTCAGACGCTTATGGACTCAAGTTGGAAATCGTGGGCGGCACCTTAGGTAGTCGTGGCAGGATTGATTTCTCGCAAGGTTATGCCGATCGCTTGAACAAGCTGACTGATAACTTTATCGGCACCAATGGATTGATTACAGGAAATACCGCCAGCCTTAACAGCAGTATCAAACGCGTTACAGATGATGCAGATGCGTTCAAAATTCGATTAACTGCCATTGAGGCACGCTATCGCAAGGAGTTCTCAGCATTGGATGCTCTCGTTGCAAGTATGCAGGCAACTCAGACCTACCTAACTCAGCAACTTGCATCAATTGCTGCAAATAACTACACCGGCAAATAA